A genome region from Sebastes umbrosus isolate fSebUmb1 chromosome 22, fSebUmb1.pri, whole genome shotgun sequence includes the following:
- the LOC119481952 gene encoding protein c-ets-1-B-like: MDCSTYELDPLEVPPLTPTSKEVLSQAVKASFAGFAQERINHHFPHDPTLWSEWEVNYWLDWCQAEFGLHCLGSDLRGLQGGELCGLEREAFLGLMSDCTAGEILWEHLETMRTENEYDYTIPSYFQLQINKESYSDYVQEHSDKHSYHVQYHPTERTDLHTLHPVAVQHQDYYLIKTEDPSRNMTAAALLQETGGNGETDSEVEIAHSDDSDIVGSLSWTAPLQDIEPVTEETMSEDVFNLPHSHRSFKEYVGNKTDLGRAVIPAAILAGYTGSGPIQLWQFLLELLTDRSCRSCISWTGDGWEFKLTDPDEVALLWGQRKNKPKMNYEKLSRGLRYYYDKNIIRKTAGKRYVYRFVCNLQGLLGYEPGELHAMLDISHKNH; this comes from the exons ATGGACTGCAGCACTTACG AGCTGGATCCCCTGGAGGTCCCTCCTCTCACCCCGACCAGTAAGGAGGTCCTCAGCCAGGCGGTGAAGGCCAGTTTCGCTGGATTTGCCCAGGAGAGAATCAACCATCACTTCCCACATG ATCCTACCTTGTGGTCTGAGTGGGAGGTGAACTACTGGCTGGACTGGTGCCAGGCTGAGTTCGGTCTCCACTGCCTGGGTTCAGACCTGAGAGGCCTGCAGGGTGGCGAGCTGTGCGGCCTGGAGAGAGAGGCTTTCCTGGGCCTGATGTCCGACTGCACCGCAGGAGAGATCCTCTGGGAGCATCTGGAGACCATGAGGACAG AGAATGAATATGACTACACAATACCATCTTACTTTCAGCTTCAGATCAACAAAg AAAGCTACTCAGACTACGTTCAGGAGCATTCAGACAAACACAGCTACCATGTTCAGTATCATCCCACGGAGAGGACAGACCTTCACACTCTGCACCCGGTCGCTGTACAACATCAAGACTACTACCTGATCAAAACAGAAGATCCCAGCAGGAACATGAccgctgctgctctgctgcaggaAACAGGAGGGAACGGAG AGACAGACTCAGAAGTGGAGATTGCTCACAGTGACGACTCCGACATTGTGGGCTCTCTATCGTGGACCGCTCCCCTCCAGGACATAGAGCCGGTGACAGAAGAGACCATGTCTGAAGATGTCTTCAACTTACCACACTCACACAGGAGCTTCAAAGAATAcgtaggcaacaaaacagatCTGGGCCGAGCTGTGATACCAGCAGCTATTCTCGCCGGTTACACTg GAAGTGGTCCCATTCAGCTGTGGCAGTTTCTGCTGGAGCTTCTCACTGACCGCAGCTGTCGATCGTGTATAAGCTGGACGGGGGATGGATGGGAGTTCAAGCTGACCGACCCTGATGAG GTGGCCCTGCTGTGGGGTCAGAGGAAGAACAAACCCAAGATGAACTACGAGAAGCTGAGTCGCGGTCTACGATACTACTACGACAAAAACATCATCCGCAAGACGGCCGGCAAACGCTACGTCTACCGCTTCGTCTGCAACCTGCAAGGCCTGCTGGGATACGAGCCCGGGGAGCTGCACGCCATGTTGGACATCAGTCACAAGAATCACTAA